Proteins from one Rhizobium sp. CB3090 genomic window:
- a CDS encoding ATP-binding protein produces MAARQRIIPVRREYNRWVANQTLEDYALRFTAKSARQFSSQRISQTAIGAISFLALEAIGGAITLSYGTTNAFFAILVASIAMLAIGLPISRYAIRHGVDIDLLTRGASFGYIGSTITSLIYASFTFMLFAIEASIMSGALELTLGIPLWIGYIISACMVIPLVTHGVRLISRFQLLTQPFWIVLNVLPFIFIAFSDWQKFDLWRAFAGIHHASGPAGTVAPFDLVEFGAASAVILALMSQIGEQADFLRFLPPEGHRKWRHRLAIFLAGPGWVIIGAPKLLAGSFLVVLTLTSGVPAGRAADPAQMYLTAFGYMIPWHNAALLLMAAFVMISQLKINVMNAYAGSLAWSNFFSRLTHSHPGRVIWLVFNVAIALLLMELGIYRLLEETLGIFSIVALAWLCTISADLFINKPLGLAPPGIEFKRAHLYDINPVGLGAMALSATISLIAHFGAFGTIAASLAPYVTLIIAFLASPGIAWATGGKFYLARKPRQSWKNQTGITCSICEHPFEPEDMAWCPAYAAPICSLCCSLDSRCHDMCKPNAHFNAQVGTIAKTLLPDTVVQKLATRLGRYGIAVVLALTAVGAILAMIAHQVGSASPETAEVVDRTILIVFFVFAVISGVVCWFYVLAHDSRVVAEEESSRQNTLLLKEIAAHKKTDAALQSAKEAAEAANRAKSRYVVGLSHELRTPLNAVLGYAQILERDETIPTPRQSSIKVIRRSAEHLSGLIDGLLDISKIEAGRLQVYSNEINIHDFLDQIVDMFRPQALAKGLEFVETRAAGLPDFVRTDEKRLRQILVNLLSNAIKFTDQGRITFDIAYRSQVATFTVADTGRGIAERDLGRIYEPFQRGEADSVRPMPGLGLGLTITRLLANTLGGEISVASEKDKGSTFRVRLMLSAVQRQTKPPAQEQKISGYDGPRRTIVVVDDNEDHRELMREVLTPLDFVVLTAVSGPDCLTLIEGIKPDLFLVDISMPGMSGWQLVSRLRENGQTAPILMLSANIGDTAAAQGSDDSHNDAIAKPVDIRQIRDKLALHLGLKWTYADAQPVSPPKPALPLKTPGWTHVQELIRLGEIGYVRGIEAKLADLAKLEENQPFTNALRPYVQTFDLDGFLDFLNKFDDEKVEPIG; encoded by the coding sequence ATGGCAGCGCGGCAACGCATCATACCAGTCAGACGCGAATATAATCGCTGGGTGGCGAACCAGACGCTGGAAGACTATGCCTTGCGCTTCACCGCCAAGAGCGCCCGGCAATTTTCCTCGCAGCGCATTTCGCAGACGGCGATCGGCGCCATCTCTTTCCTGGCCTTGGAAGCAATCGGGGGCGCGATTACCCTTTCTTACGGCACGACCAACGCCTTCTTTGCGATCCTCGTCGCCTCGATCGCGATGCTTGCGATCGGCCTGCCGATCAGCCGTTACGCCATCCGCCACGGCGTCGACATCGACCTCCTGACGCGCGGCGCGAGCTTCGGCTATATCGGCTCGACCATCACCTCGCTGATCTATGCCAGCTTCACCTTCATGCTGTTTGCGATCGAAGCCTCGATCATGTCCGGCGCATTGGAGCTGACGCTCGGCATCCCGCTCTGGATCGGCTATATCATCAGCGCCTGCATGGTCATTCCCCTCGTCACTCACGGCGTAAGACTGATCAGCCGGTTTCAGCTTCTGACTCAGCCCTTCTGGATCGTGCTGAATGTTCTGCCCTTTATTTTCATTGCTTTTTCCGATTGGCAGAAGTTCGATCTCTGGCGCGCTTTTGCCGGCATTCATCATGCTTCGGGGCCGGCCGGCACAGTCGCCCCATTCGATCTCGTCGAATTCGGTGCCGCCTCCGCCGTCATCCTCGCCCTGATGTCGCAGATCGGCGAGCAGGCCGACTTCCTCCGCTTCCTGCCGCCGGAGGGCCATCGCAAGTGGCGCCATCGGCTGGCGATCTTCCTCGCCGGCCCAGGCTGGGTGATCATCGGCGCCCCGAAATTGCTCGCCGGCTCCTTCCTCGTGGTATTGACGCTGACATCAGGCGTACCGGCCGGCCGCGCCGCCGATCCGGCGCAGATGTATCTGACCGCTTTCGGCTACATGATCCCCTGGCACAATGCCGCGCTGCTGCTGATGGCCGCTTTCGTCATGATCTCGCAACTGAAGATCAACGTCATGAATGCCTATGCGGGATCGCTCGCATGGTCGAATTTCTTCTCGCGGCTGACGCACAGCCATCCGGGCCGCGTCATCTGGCTCGTCTTCAACGTCGCGATCGCGCTTCTCCTAATGGAGCTCGGCATTTATCGCCTATTGGAAGAGACGCTCGGCATCTTCTCGATCGTGGCCCTAGCCTGGCTCTGCACAATCTCTGCCGATCTCTTCATCAACAAGCCGCTCGGCCTTGCGCCTCCAGGCATCGAATTCAAGCGCGCCCATCTCTACGACATCAATCCGGTCGGACTCGGCGCCATGGCGCTGTCGGCCACGATTTCGCTGATTGCCCATTTCGGCGCCTTCGGCACCATCGCAGCTTCGCTTGCACCCTACGTTACCTTGATCATCGCTTTCCTGGCCTCGCCCGGGATCGCCTGGGCGACCGGGGGCAAGTTCTATCTTGCTCGCAAGCCCCGCCAGAGCTGGAAAAACCAGACCGGCATCACCTGCTCGATCTGCGAACATCCTTTCGAGCCGGAAGACATGGCCTGGTGTCCGGCCTACGCCGCACCAATCTGTTCACTTTGCTGTTCGCTCGACAGCCGCTGCCATGACATGTGCAAGCCGAACGCGCACTTTAACGCGCAGGTCGGAACCATCGCAAAGACATTGCTGCCGGATACCGTCGTCCAGAAGCTCGCGACCCGCCTCGGCCGCTACGGCATCGCCGTCGTACTGGCGCTGACTGCCGTTGGCGCTATCCTTGCGATGATTGCCCATCAGGTGGGTTCCGCTTCGCCGGAAACGGCGGAGGTCGTCGACCGCACTATCCTGATCGTCTTCTTCGTCTTCGCCGTCATTTCGGGCGTCGTCTGCTGGTTCTACGTTCTCGCTCATGACAGCCGAGTGGTCGCGGAGGAGGAATCCTCACGCCAGAATACGTTGCTCTTGAAGGAAATCGCTGCGCACAAGAAGACGGACGCCGCCCTTCAGAGTGCCAAGGAAGCCGCCGAGGCAGCCAACCGCGCCAAGAGCCGCTATGTCGTCGGCCTGAGCCATGAACTGCGTACGCCGCTCAATGCCGTCCTGGGATACGCGCAGATCCTCGAGCGCGACGAGACGATCCCGACGCCGAGACAATCCTCCATCAAAGTCATTCGCCGTAGTGCCGAACATCTGTCGGGCCTGATCGATGGCCTGCTCGATATTTCCAAGATCGAGGCTGGCCGCCTGCAGGTCTATTCGAACGAGATCAACATCCATGATTTCCTCGACCAGATCGTCGATATGTTCCGCCCGCAGGCGCTGGCAAAGGGTCTCGAATTCGTGGAAACGCGTGCCGCCGGCCTGCCCGACTTCGTCCGTACCGACGAAAAGCGGCTGCGTCAGATCCTGGTGAACCTTCTGTCGAATGCCATCAAATTCACCGATCAGGGCAGGATCACTTTCGATATCGCCTATCGCAGCCAGGTCGCAACCTTCACGGTTGCCGATACTGGCCGCGGGATCGCGGAAAGAGATCTCGGCCGAATCTACGAGCCCTTCCAGCGCGGCGAGGCCGACAGTGTCAGGCCGATGCCCGGCCTCGGGCTCGGGCTGACCATTACCCGGCTCCTGGCCAACACACTCGGCGGCGAGATCTCCGTCGCCAGTGAAAAGGACAAGGGATCGACCTTCCGCGTACGCCTTATGCTTTCCGCAGTTCAGCGCCAGACGAAGCCACCCGCTCAGGAACAGAAGATATCCGGTTATGACGGGCCGCGCCGCACAATCGTCGTGGTCGACGACAACGAGGACCATCGCGAGCTGATGCGCGAAGTGCTGACCCCGCTCGATTTCGTCGTCCTGACGGCGGTCAGCGGCCCGGATTGCCTGACGCTCATCGAAGGCATCAAGCCCGATCTCTTCCTGGTTGATATCTCGATGCCCGGCATGAGTGGCTGGCAGCTAGTGTCGCGCCTGCGCGAAAACGGCCAGACGGCTCCCATCCTCATGCTCTCGGCCAATATCGGCGACACTGCGGCTGCGCAAGGAAGCGACGACAGCCACAACGACGCCATCGCCAAGCCCGTCGACATCCGGCAGATCCGCGACAAGCTCGCCCTCCATCTCGGCCTGAAGTGGACCTATGCCGACGCCCAACCCGTTTCGCCGCCAAAACCGGCGCTCCCTTTGAAAACTCCGGGCTGGACGCATGTGCAGGAGTTGATACGCCTGGGCGAAATCGGCTATGTCAGGGGCATAGAGGCCAAGCTTGCGGATCTCGCCAAGCTTGAGGAAAATCAGCCTTTTACCAATGCGCTGCGCCCTTATGTCCAGACCTTCGATCTCGACGGCTTCCTGGATTTCCTAAACAAGTTCGACGACGAAAAGGTAGAACCGATTGGCTGA
- a CDS encoding response regulator transcription factor, whose protein sequence is MAEPALPRDIVLLVDDSPDALGFLTDALEQSGFSVLIATSGQAALNIVERITPDLILLDAVMPSMDGFETCRRIKANAAVSQVPVIFMTGLTETEHVVHALESGGVDYLNKPINVDELRARIRVHLRNARSAQSARVALDAAGRHLLAVKGNGSIQWSTPQATRLVNAATGSDDGLDIVVKHIAAFMQAREKSAAAKGNQLTITQDGQAALQLAFLGTIGPDEHLFRLTASNKRSDDEILRQHFSLTQRESEVLLWIAKGKANRDIGEILGLSARTVNKHLEQIYVKLGVENRASAAVKAAHVLHEI, encoded by the coding sequence TTGGCTGAGCCCGCCCTTCCCCGCGATATCGTTCTTCTCGTGGATGACTCGCCGGATGCACTGGGATTTCTGACCGATGCGCTGGAACAATCCGGCTTCTCGGTTCTGATCGCCACGTCGGGCCAGGCAGCGCTGAACATCGTCGAGCGCATCACACCCGACCTCATTCTGCTCGACGCCGTCATGCCCTCGATGGACGGCTTCGAGACCTGCCGCCGCATCAAGGCCAATGCAGCCGTGAGCCAGGTGCCTGTCATCTTCATGACGGGGCTGACCGAGACCGAACATGTGGTCCACGCGCTGGAATCCGGCGGCGTCGATTATCTCAACAAGCCCATCAATGTCGATGAACTGCGGGCGCGTATCCGCGTCCATCTGCGCAATGCCCGTTCGGCCCAGAGCGCCCGCGTCGCGCTGGATGCCGCCGGTCGCCACCTGCTTGCCGTCAAGGGAAACGGCAGTATCCAGTGGTCGACCCCACAGGCGACCCGCCTCGTGAATGCCGCGACAGGCAGCGACGACGGCCTCGACATCGTCGTCAAGCACATCGCCGCCTTCATGCAAGCGCGCGAGAAATCCGCCGCCGCAAAAGGCAACCAGCTAACGATCACTCAGGATGGCCAGGCGGCACTGCAGCTCGCCTTTCTCGGCACGATCGGTCCCGACGAACACCTTTTTCGGCTAACGGCGTCGAACAAGCGCAGCGACGACGAAATCTTGCGCCAGCATTTTTCACTCACCCAGCGCGAATCCGAAGTACTGCTCTGGATCGCCAAGGGCAAGGCCAACCGCGACATCGGCGAAATCCTCGGCCTCTCGGCCCGCACCGTGAACAAGCATCTCGAACAGATCTACGTGAAGCTTGGCGTCGAAAACCGCGCTTCGGCGGCGGTGAAAGCGGCGCATGTGCTGCACGAGATATGA
- a CDS encoding carboxy terminal-processing peptidase, whose product MRIKCGFLFAFLAIAPSAYALETGSPPVLAPLQQQAQAAHLSAEFLTRFHYKPVPLDDALSAKIMDRFIKSLDPDRVLFLQADIDKFMADSAKIDDAINHEDLQIPFSIFNVYEQRVVDRMSYARSLLNQKFDFSVQEDYPLIRDKEPWPQSEAESNDLWRKRVKSDWLRLKLAGKDDAGIRDTLDKRYQNSLQRAYKYKSDDVFQTFMDAYTRSIDPHTDYFGAAASAEFDISMKLSLVGIGAVLQERDDYTAIRELVAGGPAQLSGKLAVGDRIIGVGQGENGPIKEVVGTRLDEIVQMIRGAKGSVVRLDILPADAGPDGKHHVISLVRDKISLDKQAAKKTILPVKDGDATRKIGVITLPAFYEDFEARRKGDKDYKSASRDVAKLLGELKQDKVDGVLIDLRDNGGGSLSEAIDLTGLFVGKGPVVQQRNADGEVEVEKDDLSTPAWTGPVSVLINRGSASASEIFAAAIQDYGRGVIVGEPSFGKGTVQTVVNLDQVAHNLKPKFGELKVTVAQFFRIDGGTTQLRGVTPDISLPGLSDLTTFGEASYDNALPWTQVKPANYKPSGDIKALLPQLQSRHDARVKNNQDFQRFAEDVTELKAQREKRVVSLNETERRNELAAQASRHKAGDQINDGVNAGNDDGLQADERSLSADIAIENARKNVKDVLLNEAASILADEADLQKDVPKIAIQRSGNVDGNQ is encoded by the coding sequence ATGCGTATAAAATGCGGTTTCCTGTTTGCATTCCTGGCAATTGCTCCGTCGGCATATGCTCTGGAAACCGGTTCACCACCAGTTTTGGCGCCGCTGCAGCAACAAGCGCAGGCCGCTCATCTGAGCGCGGAATTTCTCACGCGCTTCCACTATAAGCCCGTTCCGCTTGATGATGCCTTATCGGCCAAGATCATGGACCGGTTCATCAAATCTCTGGATCCGGATCGTGTCCTCTTCCTGCAGGCGGATATCGATAAGTTCATGGCTGACAGCGCCAAGATTGACGACGCCATCAATCATGAAGACTTGCAGATCCCATTCTCGATTTTCAACGTTTATGAGCAGCGGGTGGTTGACCGCATGAGCTATGCCCGCAGCCTGCTCAACCAGAAATTCGACTTCAGCGTCCAGGAAGACTATCCGCTCATCCGCGACAAGGAGCCCTGGCCGCAATCCGAAGCGGAAAGCAACGACTTGTGGCGCAAGCGCGTCAAGAGCGATTGGCTGCGTTTGAAGCTTGCCGGTAAAGACGATGCCGGCATTCGCGACACGCTCGACAAGCGTTATCAAAATTCACTGCAGCGTGCCTATAAGTACAAGAGCGACGACGTCTTCCAGACGTTCATGGACGCTTATACTCGCTCGATCGACCCCCATACCGACTATTTCGGTGCGGCCGCTTCGGCTGAATTCGATATTTCAATGAAGCTTTCGCTGGTTGGTATCGGTGCGGTATTACAGGAAAGAGATGACTACACAGCGATCCGCGAGCTCGTGGCCGGCGGCCCGGCACAATTGTCCGGCAAGCTTGCCGTCGGGGACCGCATTATCGGCGTCGGTCAAGGCGAGAACGGCCCAATAAAGGAAGTGGTCGGTACACGCCTCGACGAAATCGTGCAGATGATACGCGGCGCAAAGGGTTCCGTTGTGCGCCTGGACATCTTGCCGGCGGATGCTGGGCCGGATGGCAAGCACCACGTCATCAGCCTGGTTCGAGACAAGATCAGCCTAGACAAACAGGCCGCCAAAAAGACGATCCTGCCGGTAAAGGATGGCGATGCCACGCGCAAGATTGGAGTAATCACCTTACCCGCCTTCTATGAAGACTTTGAAGCGCGGCGGAAAGGCGACAAGGATTACAAAAGCGCGAGCCGCGATGTCGCCAAACTCCTCGGTGAACTGAAGCAAGACAAGGTCGACGGGGTTCTGATCGACCTGCGTGACAATGGCGGCGGGTCATTGTCCGAAGCGATCGACCTGACGGGCCTGTTTGTCGGCAAGGGTCCGGTCGTCCAGCAGCGCAATGCTGACGGTGAAGTCGAGGTAGAGAAAGATGATCTCTCCACGCCCGCCTGGACCGGCCCGGTTAGCGTGCTGATCAATCGCGGCTCGGCGTCGGCGTCGGAGATCTTTGCCGCGGCGATACAGGATTATGGCCGAGGCGTGATCGTCGGCGAGCCGAGCTTCGGCAAGGGCACGGTGCAAACCGTGGTCAATCTCGATCAGGTGGCTCATAATCTCAAACCGAAATTCGGCGAGCTGAAAGTGACGGTCGCCCAGTTTTTCCGTATCGATGGCGGCACGACGCAATTGCGGGGCGTCACGCCCGATATCAGCTTGCCGGGCCTTTCAGATCTGACGACCTTCGGTGAGGCAAGCTACGACAATGCCTTGCCGTGGACCCAGGTCAAGCCCGCGAACTACAAGCCTTCAGGGGACATAAAGGCGCTCCTGCCGCAGCTACAAAGCCGCCACGATGCTCGAGTGAAGAACAATCAGGATTTCCAACGCTTTGCAGAAGACGTTACAGAACTGAAGGCGCAGCGCGAGAAGCGGGTTGTCTCCCTCAATGAAACCGAACGTCGCAATGAACTGGCTGCTCAAGCAAGTCGTCACAAGGCGGGCGACCAAATCAACGATGGTGTCAATGCTGGCAACGACGATGGCCTGCAGGCAGACGAGCGTAGCCTGAGTGCTGATATTGCCATTGAAAATGCCCGCAAGAACGTCAAGGACGTCTTGCTGAACGAGGCGGCCTCCATTCTTGCCGATGAGGCAGACCTGCAGAAAGATGTGCCGAAGATTGCCATACAGCGATCGGGGAACGTTGACGGAAACCAGTAA
- a CDS encoding class I SAM-dependent methyltransferase yields the protein MAQGFKFDGESLIAPGQAFQPTEPDYLPSSDQMITAKAELALTLDLSLRQFRSEVNPNVIISRLSQALHLIRRRFHASIWNEIVFLAQNHPVAHFLFQDPFTRWSFDKPRGYSGDAHLLDFIYGHANVDGEITASTDLGKSIYEYTRNASSSVAVRERRDILARRVDEYAKDRPGSVEVLAVASGHLREAALSSALRDRKIKRWIALDQDPASVETVARDFAGTCIEAVGGSVKSLLSNKHALGQFDYIYAAGLYDYLTFPVAVRLTRKCIEMLKPGGSFLFANFSQEIEVDGYMETFMNWPLLLRSENDMQMIADASTANLEAKVSVWFGENRNILYCEIAKAE from the coding sequence ATGGCACAAGGCTTTAAGTTCGACGGTGAGAGTCTCATAGCACCGGGTCAAGCTTTTCAACCCACAGAACCAGACTATCTTCCATCCTCTGATCAGATGATAACCGCGAAGGCGGAGCTTGCTCTTACGCTCGATTTATCGCTTCGACAGTTTCGATCCGAAGTGAATCCCAATGTGATTATCAGCCGACTATCGCAAGCGTTGCATCTGATTCGCCGTCGATTTCACGCCAGCATATGGAATGAGATCGTCTTCCTTGCCCAGAACCATCCTGTCGCTCATTTTCTGTTTCAGGATCCGTTCACGCGATGGTCGTTCGATAAACCGCGCGGCTATTCGGGTGACGCACATTTGCTCGACTTCATTTACGGTCATGCCAATGTCGACGGAGAAATCACTGCATCCACTGACCTCGGTAAAAGCATATATGAATACACCAGAAATGCTTCTTCATCCGTTGCGGTGAGAGAGCGCCGCGATATCCTGGCTCGACGGGTGGATGAGTACGCCAAGGATCGACCCGGCTCGGTCGAGGTTCTGGCGGTGGCGTCGGGACATCTTCGCGAAGCCGCGTTGTCATCTGCGCTTAGGGACAGAAAAATCAAACGCTGGATTGCGCTCGATCAGGATCCCGCGAGTGTGGAGACCGTTGCGCGCGATTTTGCCGGAACATGTATCGAGGCGGTGGGCGGTTCGGTGAAGAGCTTGCTTTCCAACAAGCATGCTCTCGGGCAATTCGATTACATCTATGCTGCAGGTCTCTACGATTATCTAACGTTTCCGGTTGCCGTCAGACTGACGCGCAAATGCATTGAAATGCTGAAGCCCGGCGGCTCCTTCCTGTTTGCGAATTTCTCGCAGGAAATCGAGGTGGACGGCTACATGGAAACGTTCATGAATTGGCCTCTCCTCCTGCGTTCGGAAAACGACATGCAAATGATTGCCGACGCGAGCACCGCCAACCTGGAAGCAAAAGTATCCGTCTGGTTTGGCGAGAACCGCAATATTCTTTATTGCGAAATCGCGAAGGCGGAGTGA
- a CDS encoding GGDEF and EAL domain-containing protein, which yields MKADYASENDAVRREWARKGLWMAVAVYLAFAAPDSWLIPDVAPLTIVMRFAVGAIVLVAFEMLRLAKAKTVWLDITCALALISGYVGWLYPAIATKYAMSMSYYMIFGAIFMMGANLFFSFSFRLSVLTSGTVLVVFFVALYGFFPSTPAYQLAFGLFYVSCFVFTSFVNWRLNVERYNVFLNAVEARHQHWEATERGKALLRLSHTDYLTGIENRRAIDRRLDECWSAWKNEGREFSVTLIDVDFFKRFNDRYGHQEGDRCLTIIAATLQKLVERHGGIIGRYGGEEFIVVMPLQTQDEATDMAGKIRHEVETLAIRHEERPDDIQFVTVSIGLAFVSARSGAKVEWLVREADLALYSAKASGRNCVRTFDPTLRRPNEDAGKLVPLLAAAIDRGLVSLVYQPIFDLRDGQMKAVEALMRLRLPDGSSVPPSVFIPIAERTGSIIELGRWAIKTACQDILASDRMTTVSVNVSPVQLRSPGFAMSVAAILEETGVSGSRLALEVTEGLDMEMQPEVLQCIADLQALGVEIWLDDFGSGYAGLSWLRAIEFDTVKVDRTFLHDCSDQRGLTMLQDMVALIRNRGNTILVEGVETEAQMSVLQSLSIDRVQGFHLGRPVTADLLAASA from the coding sequence ATGAAAGCAGACTACGCATCGGAAAATGATGCCGTTCGTCGGGAATGGGCGCGTAAAGGCTTGTGGATGGCCGTCGCCGTTTACCTCGCCTTTGCCGCGCCTGATAGCTGGCTCATTCCCGACGTCGCGCCGCTGACAATTGTCATGCGATTCGCCGTCGGCGCCATTGTGCTTGTCGCCTTTGAAATGTTGAGGTTGGCGAAGGCGAAGACCGTTTGGCTGGACATTACCTGTGCTTTGGCGCTGATCTCTGGGTATGTCGGTTGGCTTTATCCGGCTATCGCCACAAAATACGCGATGAGCATGTCCTACTACATGATCTTCGGCGCGATTTTCATGATGGGCGCGAACCTGTTCTTCAGCTTCTCGTTTCGCCTGTCTGTCCTGACATCCGGCACCGTATTGGTCGTGTTTTTTGTGGCGCTGTACGGCTTTTTTCCATCGACACCGGCTTACCAACTCGCCTTTGGACTATTCTACGTCTCGTGCTTTGTATTCACCTCGTTCGTGAACTGGCGTCTGAATGTCGAGCGTTACAATGTTTTCCTGAATGCGGTGGAAGCTCGCCACCAGCATTGGGAGGCGACGGAACGCGGAAAGGCATTGTTGCGTCTTTCGCATACCGATTACCTGACAGGCATCGAGAACAGGCGCGCGATCGATCGGAGGCTGGACGAATGTTGGAGCGCCTGGAAAAATGAAGGCCGTGAATTTTCTGTTACCCTGATCGACGTCGACTTCTTCAAGCGTTTCAACGATCGGTACGGCCATCAGGAAGGCGACCGATGCCTGACCATTATTGCCGCGACGCTTCAAAAACTGGTTGAGCGCCATGGAGGCATCATCGGCCGGTATGGCGGCGAGGAGTTCATCGTTGTCATGCCTCTGCAGACGCAGGATGAGGCTACCGACATGGCGGGCAAAATTCGACACGAAGTAGAGACGCTCGCCATCCGCCATGAAGAGCGGCCGGACGACATACAATTCGTAACGGTGAGTATCGGTCTCGCTTTTGTCAGCGCGCGATCGGGGGCAAAGGTGGAATGGCTTGTGCGTGAGGCCGACCTTGCGCTCTACAGTGCCAAGGCCTCTGGCCGCAACTGCGTTCGAACATTTGATCCGACATTGCGGCGTCCGAACGAGGACGCCGGAAAATTGGTGCCGCTGCTGGCGGCAGCCATCGATCGGGGACTGGTATCGCTGGTCTATCAACCGATATTCGATCTTAGAGACGGCCAGATGAAAGCTGTCGAGGCCTTGATGAGACTGCGCCTGCCCGATGGAAGCTCCGTGCCGCCGAGCGTCTTCATTCCCATCGCCGAACGGACTGGGTCCATTATCGAATTGGGTCGCTGGGCGATCAAGACGGCATGTCAGGACATTCTGGCATCAGACCGTATGACCACCGTAAGCGTGAATGTGTCGCCGGTACAGCTAAGATCTCCGGGTTTCGCCATGAGCGTTGCAGCCATCCTGGAAGAAACGGGGGTATCCGGGTCCAGGCTTGCGTTGGAGGTCACGGAAGGTCTGGACATGGAGATGCAACCCGAGGTGCTGCAGTGCATCGCCGATCTCCAGGCGCTCGGCGTCGAGATTTGGTTGGATGACTTCGGCTCTGGCTACGCGGGATTGTCGTGGCTCCGGGCAATCGAGTTCGACACCGTCAAGGTTGACCGAACCTTCCTGCATGATTGTTCGGACCAGCGTGGACTGACCATGTTGCAAGACATGGTCGCTCTCATCCGCAACCGGGGAAACACCATTCTGGTGGAAGGTGTGGAGACGGAGGCCCAGATGTCCGTACTCCAGAGCCTCAGTATTGACCGCGTTCAAGGGTTTCATCTGGGCAGACCGGTGACTGCCGATTTATTGGCGGCAAGCGCATAG
- a CDS encoding pilus assembly protein TadG-related protein → MFHTLLRFVRSKSGNFGMITALLAVPLIGAAGLAVDFSNALSLRSQLYEAANAAALGAISESSSGVAAAMAMSGDGVVTIGQDEARKLFFGQLASDWKNVPVNVDISVTKTANVVTSNITFHATVPTSFLQILGDSSIPIAGSASAQYQTASFIDFYMLLDNTPSMGVGATSTDIAKMQANTSDKCAFACHNMDTTNNYYNLAKKLGVSMRIDVVRQATQKLTETATTSRSTPDQYRMAVYTFGTQAESAQLTTVSGLSSDMTQVKSYTDAVDLMTIPYQGYNNDQTTSFDNALTQMKTNMGTGGGGTSSTDREKVLFFVTDGVGDSKKPYTCTKPLTGTRCQEPIDTSFCQPLKDQNVKIAILYTTYLPLPANNWYNTWIAPFQSQIPTRLQSCASPGLYFEVNPTQGITDAMNALFLKIIRSPRLTS, encoded by the coding sequence ATGTTTCACACACTTCTTCGCTTCGTACGGAGCAAATCCGGCAATTTCGGCATGATCACCGCGCTCCTCGCCGTGCCTTTGATCGGCGCGGCTGGCTTGGCGGTCGACTTTTCGAATGCGCTCAGCTTGCGCAGCCAGCTCTATGAAGCTGCCAATGCTGCGGCGCTCGGAGCGATCTCGGAATCCTCCAGCGGCGTAGCGGCGGCCATGGCCATGTCTGGAGACGGCGTGGTGACAATCGGGCAGGATGAGGCGCGGAAGCTCTTCTTCGGTCAACTCGCAAGCGACTGGAAGAATGTTCCTGTCAATGTCGATATCTCGGTGACGAAGACTGCCAATGTCGTAACGTCAAACATCACTTTCCACGCGACTGTTCCAACGTCGTTTCTGCAGATCCTTGGCGACTCTTCGATTCCGATCGCCGGATCGGCCTCTGCGCAATACCAGACCGCCAGCTTCATCGATTTCTACATGCTGCTCGACAACACACCCTCCATGGGCGTGGGAGCAACATCGACCGACATCGCGAAGATGCAGGCGAATACCAGCGACAAGTGCGCCTTCGCCTGCCACAACATGGATACGACCAACAACTATTATAATCTGGCGAAGAAACTCGGAGTGAGCATGCGCATCGACGTGGTGCGCCAGGCGACACAGAAGCTGACGGAGACCGCGACCACCAGCCGTTCGACGCCCGATCAATATAGGATGGCCGTCTACACCTTCGGCACGCAGGCGGAGAGCGCACAGCTAACGACGGTATCCGGCCTGTCGTCCGACATGACGCAGGTCAAGAGTTATACCGACGCCGTCGATCTCATGACCATTCCCTACCAAGGCTACAACAACGACCAGACGACGAGTTTCGACAACGCGCTTACCCAGATGAAGACGAACATGGGCACGGGTGGCGGCGGCACCAGCAGCACAGATCGCGAAAAGGTTCTCTTCTTCGTGACGGATGGGGTTGGTGACAGCAAAAAGCCATACACCTGCACGAAACCCTTGACCGGCACTCGATGCCAGGAGCCGATCGACACCTCCTTCTGCCAGCCGCTGAAGGATCAGAACGTCAAGATCGCCATTCTCTACACGACCTACCTGCCGTTGCCGGCAAACAACTGGTACAATACCTGGATCGCTCCCTTCCAATCGCAAATCCCGACACGCCTGCAAAGCTGCGCATCGCCTGGCCTGTATTTCGAGGTCAATCCTACACAAGGCATCACCGACGCCATGAATGCACTCTTCCTCAAGATCATCAGAAGCCCTCGCTTGACGAGCTGA